The proteins below are encoded in one region of Thermodesulfovibrio thiophilus DSM 17215:
- the aroC gene encoding chorismate synthase encodes MLRFLTAGESHGKALAGIIEGMPAGVSISKEDIDKELKRRQRGYGRGGRMKIESDEVEIISGVRWGKTLGSPIALFIKNRDWKNWEQTMNSESSSEGCSEAVTRPRPGHADLPGLLKYQHTDIRNVLERSSARETAMRVAIGAVAKQLLKHFNIKIGSFVINIGSVKKDIETAYLSEQELLEFSDKAESSRIRCPWKQIEEDFINTIDHAIKTGDSVGGSFIVFATGLPAGLGSYVHWDRKLDARIAMGIMSIQAIKAVEIGDGVILGKKYGSEAMDEIFFDKFFYRISNHMGGIEGGMSNGMPVVIRATMKPIPTLRKPLKSVDVFTKEASEASYERSDICAVPAASVIGEAVLAWHIADAFLEKFGGDSLQEINSNFNSFKKQIEKI; translated from the coding sequence ATGCTTAGATTTCTTACTGCAGGTGAGTCTCATGGTAAGGCACTTGCAGGCATAATCGAAGGGATGCCTGCAGGTGTGAGTATTTCAAAGGAAGATATTGATAAAGAACTAAAGCGAAGGCAACGGGGCTATGGTAGAGGTGGAAGAATGAAAATAGAGTCTGATGAAGTTGAGATTATATCTGGAGTAAGATGGGGCAAAACACTTGGCAGTCCAATTGCACTTTTTATTAAAAATCGTGACTGGAAAAACTGGGAACAGACAATGAACTCTGAATCATCATCAGAAGGCTGCAGTGAAGCGGTTACACGCCCAAGGCCAGGTCATGCAGATTTACCAGGATTGCTTAAATATCAACATACTGATATCCGTAATGTGCTTGAACGTTCATCTGCAAGAGAAACAGCAATGAGAGTTGCTATCGGAGCAGTTGCGAAACAGCTTTTAAAACATTTCAACATAAAAATTGGAAGTTTTGTAATTAACATCGGTTCTGTAAAGAAAGATATCGAAACAGCCTATTTAAGCGAACAGGAACTCCTAGAATTCTCTGATAAAGCTGAATCATCTCGGATCAGATGTCCCTGGAAGCAAATAGAAGAAGACTTCATAAATACTATTGACCATGCGATAAAAACCGGTGATAGTGTTGGAGGATCTTTTATAGTGTTTGCTACAGGTCTTCCAGCAGGGCTTGGAAGTTATGTTCACTGGGACAGAAAACTTGATGCACGCATTGCTATGGGAATTATGAGCATTCAGGCAATAAAGGCAGTTGAAATTGGTGATGGAGTGATACTCGGTAAAAAATATGGTTCAGAGGCTATGGATGAAATTTTTTTCGATAAATTTTTTTACAGAATATCCAATCATATGGGCGGAATTGAAGGAGGAATGTCAAATGGGATGCCTGTGGTTATAAGAGCCACAATGAAGCCTATACCTACACTGAGAAAACCTCTTAAATCTGTGGATGTTTTTACAAAAGAAGCCTCTGAGGCTTCTTATGAACGTTCTGATATATGTGCTGTACCTGCTGCAAGCGTGATCGGTGAAGCTGTTTTAGCATGGCATATTGCAGATGCTTTTTTAGAAAAATTTGGCGGTGATAGCTTGCAGGAAATAAATAGTAATTTTAATTCATTTAAAAAACAGATAGAAAAAATATGA
- a CDS encoding aspartate kinase: MMLIVQKYGGTSVSNIERIKAVAERVSNTVKAGNKVVVVVSAMAGETDKLIGLAHQICPDPPEREMDLLLSSGERVTASLTTMALHQLGHKAIALTGRQMGIITDTVHTKAKIEKIIATRAVKALEQDYIVVVAGFQGVTEDEDVTTLGRGGSDLTAVAIAAALGADLCEIYTDVDGVYTADPNIVPEAKKLDKISYEEMLELASLGAKVLQTRSVEFAMKYSVPVVVRSSFNDNPGTLVTKEDKEMEKVVVSGIAHDKNQAKITILKVPDRPGIAAKLFKTIADTNIVVDMIVQNISSDGKATDISFTVPKTDARKALEITEKLSKELGAEGVLLNEDIAKISIVGVGMRTHSGVAAQMFEVLANHGINIMAISTSEIKISCLIDSKYTELAVRVLHDIFKLGEQ, encoded by the coding sequence ATAATGCTTATTGTACAAAAATATGGTGGTACCTCAGTATCCAATATTGAAAGAATAAAAGCAGTTGCAGAAAGAGTATCAAACACTGTAAAAGCGGGTAATAAAGTAGTAGTTGTTGTATCTGCCATGGCAGGAGAGACAGATAAATTGATAGGACTTGCCCATCAGATATGCCCTGACCCTCCAGAAAGGGAAATGGATTTACTTCTTTCATCTGGAGAAAGGGTTACTGCTTCTCTTACTACAATGGCTTTACATCAACTGGGTCATAAAGCAATTGCACTAACAGGAAGACAGATGGGGATAATCACAGATACAGTGCATACAAAGGCAAAGATAGAAAAAATTATTGCAACAAGGGCAGTTAAAGCTCTTGAACAGGATTATATTGTTGTGGTGGCTGGATTTCAAGGAGTTACAGAAGATGAAGATGTAACCACTCTTGGAAGAGGGGGTTCAGATCTCACAGCAGTTGCAATAGCTGCAGCTTTAGGAGCTGATTTATGCGAAATTTACACTGATGTGGATGGTGTTTACACGGCAGATCCCAATATTGTTCCTGAGGCAAAGAAACTTGATAAAATTTCCTATGAAGAGATGCTTGAACTTGCTTCATTGGGAGCGAAGGTCTTACAAACTCGTTCTGTAGAGTTTGCAATGAAATACAGTGTTCCAGTAGTTGTTCGCTCAAGCTTTAATGATAATCCTGGAACATTGGTTACAAAGGAGGATAAAGAGATGGAAAAAGTTGTAGTTTCAGGCATAGCTCACGATAAAAATCAGGCTAAGATTACAATTCTTAAAGTGCCAGACAGACCTGGAATAGCAGCAAAACTTTTCAAAACAATTGCAGATACGAATATTGTTGTTGATATGATTGTGCAAAACATAAGCAGTGATGGAAAGGCAACTGATATATCATTTACGGTCCCAAAAACTGATGCAAGAAAAGCTCTTGAAATTACTGAAAAACTCTCAAAGGAACTTGGAGCAGAGGGAGTACTTCTTAATGAAGATATTGCAAAGATATCCATTGTAGGAGTTGGTATGAGAACTCACTCTGGAGTCGCTGCTCAGATGTTTGAGGTTCTGGCAAATCATGGTATAAATATTATGGCAATCAGCACCTCTGAGATAAAAATTTCCTGTCTTATAGATTCAAAATATACAGAGCTGGCAGTCAGAGTTCTTCATGATATCTTTAAATTAGGTGAACAATAA